The Schaalia dentiphila ATCC 17982 sequence TGAAGTCCGCGTCCGAGTTGGACTCGGCCGTGTTGATCTGGATTCCGAGGCTCGTCTGGGAGGCCTTGAGGCCCTCGTAAGCGGACTCGTTGAAGGACTTGTCGTCCCAGCCGCCGGCGTCAGAGACCGCGCAGGCCTTGAACGAGGTGGCATCCTTCGCCCCGCCGGACTGGCTGGTGGCGGTTCCTCCGCCGCCGCCACAGCCGGCCAAGGCGAGCGTTGCAACTCCCGCAGCGGCGAGGAGCTTCGTGAGGTGCTTCATGAGTGTTTTCCTCCGTTGATGTGGATTCTTCCTTGATCCGGTGGCGGCGTGGGCCGCGGATCGTGTCCACGCAGCCGATGCGCGAACATTTGTCATGATCGACTTTTACGTCTGATCCGAGTCTCCCGCGCCGCCACCGGCGTGTCAAGAACAACTAGTTCTCACTTTGGTAACGATTCGCACGTCGACGAGCGAGAACCCCCGCGCCGCCGATCGCGGCGATGGCCGCCGCGCCGAGCAGCGCCTCGGCGTAGGCACCGGTGCGGGCCAGCCCGCCCCGCTTAGCACTCGGGCTGGGCGAGGCGGAGGGCGTCGGAGCACTCGGCGTCGCGTCACCACCGGCGTCGGGGGTCGGGGACGGCTGGGCGGCACTGTCTCCGGCGCAGGTCACGGGGATCGTGAGGCCATCCCCGGCCTCGACGACCGTCGCGAAGTCGGTGGCGACCGTGACAGGGACGTTCACGACCTCGCCGGCCGCCTTGCCCTCGCAGGCACCCACGACCGTCACGTCCACGCTCGCCTGTCCCGCGCCATCCGTCGTGATGACCGAGGCGGCGTCGGAGGCGTGCGCGTCCACGAGGGAGTTGTCGACCTCGGCCACGGCCTGCGCTCCCCCGGCGCTCACGCGCACTTTCGAGGTGATGGAGGGCCCCTCGGAGAAGGACAGGCCGCGCAGCGGAATCGTCACCGTCGAGCCGTCGGCCACCGCTTCGGTGGGCAGGGTCAGGCCGATGGAGGACTTGGCCTCGCGCGGGCTCAGCCCTCCCTCAGCCTGGACCGAACGGGCCCGGCCTCCCGAGTGCGCGCCCAGATAGGCGTTGAAGGAATCGCGGTCCAGGTTGCCGTTCGTCGTGGCAGCTCCCCCGCGGGTCAGGGCCTCGAAGGAGTCGCCACCCTCCAGCAGGAAGGACACGGAGCCGACCGTGTACGTCGCGTCGGCCTTCAGCGGCTCACCGTTGATCGTCACCGACGTGATGCGCTGGCCATAGGGTTTGGCTGGGTCGTAGGTGTATCGCACGTTCGAGGAGAGGCCCAGCTTGAGCATCGGCCTGGAGTTCTGTGAGTTCAGGTCCGTCTTCCACTGCTGCTCGAGCGCGTCCTTGACGTCCGATCCCTTCAGGGTGACGTATCCCAGCTCATCGGAGAAAGGCATGACCTCATACGTCTGCGCGTAGGTGATCGTGCCGTCCTCGTTCGGCACCAGGTCGGCACGCAGGCCGCCCGCCATGATCATGCCGATGTCAACGCTCTTTCCATCCGGGGTCAGGATCGTTTCGCGCAGGGAATCCGCCACCAGGTCGCCCAGGGAGGATTCGATGCCTCGGTTCGATCCGGGGTCCGTGGCCCCCTCGGGCGTCGTAAAGACGCCGCGCCTGAAGGCCTCTGTGTAGCCCGTAGCGACGACGCGCTTCCCGGCTTCCTTCGAGTCGGACTCAGCTTGGTCGACGATCGCCTGGGTGTCGGGGTCCGAGCCGCACTGGGCAACCTCTGCGGCCGGAATGAGGATCGAGTCAGCACTCGTGACCTGACGCGTCACGGGATCGATCGTCAGACGGATGAGTCCCAGATTGTCCGTGTATGAGCCCGACGCGATACCCGCCAGCAGGGGGTTGGCCGAGTCGAAACGCTCGTGGGAGTTGACGTGGTCGAACTCGTAGGGCACGTGCGTATCCCCGCCCATCAGACCGTCGACGTCCTTGCCGACCTTCGTGTAGTTGTTCTTCACGTCGTCGTCGAGCATCGCAATGACGACGTCGGCCTTCCCACTGCCCTTGAGCTCGGCTGCCAGGTCATTGATGCGCTTGATGGGGTCCGTGAAGGTCAGGCCGGCCGTCGTTCCAGGACTGAGTTTGTAGGGAACGTCCTGAGCGATCGCGCCGATAAAAGCTACCTTCATGCCCGACGGTGACGTCCACAGCTTGTAGTCCCCGAGGTAGGGCGTGCCGTCCCCGTAGGTACCCATGCCCTCGATGTTGGCTCCCAGGTACGGGAAGGTGGCCTGCACGAACTCGCTCGGGTTGGAGCCGTCTACGCGCTGCTTGAAGACAGCCTGCCCCATGTCCAGCTCGTGGTTGCCGATCGTCGAGGCCAGCGGATCCATCGTGTTGAGGGCCGCGATGGTCGGGTTGTCCTTCAGCGCGCCGGAGATGTAGGGGGACGCGCCGATATTGTCGCCCAGCAGAGTGAACGAGGAATTGGGGTTCGTCGCGCGTGCCTTCTTCAGGTAGCAGTTCATCGCGGGCAGCCCCGCCTCGCGCACTGTGCCCTTCTTGGCGACCTGCTGGATGTGTCCGTGCACGTCCGTGAGGTTGTAGAGGTCCAGGGTGATCGGCGCGTCGGCACCTGGCGGAGCCGCGAGCGCGGCAGCCGGCAGGGAGGCCAGGGTCAGGGCGGCCGCCGAAGCGAGGGCGAGGCGTGTCCATGGTCTGCGCATGGGTGTGTTCCTTTCATCGGTGCGGTGTCGGTGCCGCATCCTGGGTGGTGGGTTTGACGTGCCCGGTGTCAGCCGCGGCGACGGGTACGGCGCGAGAGAACCATAAGTCCACCTCCCGCCGCGGCGAGGATGATCCCGAGGCCGATCGCCCGGTCGGTGTCCGAGCCGGTGCGCGGAAGGCCGCCCACCGTCGCGGCGCGCGTGTGCGTCTTTCGGGACGAGGCCGGGGCCGCCCTCGAGGGAGCCGGCGCGGGGGACGCGGACGGGTCTGCGGAGGGTTCAGCGCTCGGTGAGGGGGACGCACTGGGCGATGTTGTCGGCGCGGCGGAAGGCTCGGCGCTCGGCATCGGGGCCGGGGTGTGCCCACCGAGGAGGGTGAGTCCGATGAT is a genomic window containing:
- a CDS encoding bifunctional metallophosphatase/5'-nucleotidase, yielding MRRPWTRLALASAAALTLASLPAAALAAPPGADAPITLDLYNLTDVHGHIQQVAKKGTVREAGLPAMNCYLKKARATNPNSSFTLLGDNIGASPYISGALKDNPTIAALNTMDPLASTIGNHELDMGQAVFKQRVDGSNPSEFVQATFPYLGANIEGMGTYGDGTPYLGDYKLWTSPSGMKVAFIGAIAQDVPYKLSPGTTAGLTFTDPIKRINDLAAELKGSGKADVVIAMLDDDVKNNYTKVGKDVDGLMGGDTHVPYEFDHVNSHERFDSANPLLAGIASGSYTDNLGLIRLTIDPVTRQVTSADSILIPAAEVAQCGSDPDTQAIVDQAESDSKEAGKRVVATGYTEAFRRGVFTTPEGATDPGSNRGIESSLGDLVADSLRETILTPDGKSVDIGMIMAGGLRADLVPNEDGTITYAQTYEVMPFSDELGYVTLKGSDVKDALEQQWKTDLNSQNSRPMLKLGLSSNVRYTYDPAKPYGQRITSVTINGEPLKADATYTVGSVSFLLEGGDSFEALTRGGAATTNGNLDRDSFNAYLGAHSGGRARSVQAEGGLSPREAKSSIGLTLPTEAVADGSTVTIPLRGLSFSEGPSITSKVRVSAGGAQAVAEVDNSLVDAHASDAASVITTDGAGQASVDVTVVGACEGKAAGEVVNVPVTVATDFATVVEAGDGLTIPVTCAGDSAAQPSPTPDAGGDATPSAPTPSASPSPSAKRGGLARTGAYAEALLGAAAIAAIGGAGVLARRRANRYQSEN